The following is a genomic window from Gemmatimonadota bacterium.
TGGGAAGGCATGGGGTACTACGCCAGGGCGAGGAACCTACATCGTGCCGCCCGCCTGATCGTCGACGAACACGGTGGGCAGATACCCGAAGATCCCGCGCGAATCTCGGACCTGCCGGGCATCGGACCCTACACGACTGCCGCCATATTGAGCATTGCTTTCGGGAGGGACTGCCCGGTCGTCGACGGCAATGTCGTTCGCGTATTGAGCCGCCTGTTCCACCTGACCGACAACCCGGCTTCCTCTGCGGCCAGAAAGCGAATAGATGGTATCGCCGGTCGACTCCTCGCCCGGGGGCGGGCGGGCGACTTTAACCAGGCCATGATGGAGCTGGGGGCCACGATTTGCACGCCGCGCAAGCCCCGCTGTGGTGCATGTCCCGTGAACCCGTTTTGCGAAGCCCGTAAATTGCTGCCGGACCCTTCGGTGCTGCCGCGTAGACAGCCGCGCAAGCAACGGCCTCACCATCATGTCGCCGCCGCCATCGTACGCCGGGACGACAAGGTGCTGATCGTCCGGCGGCCGACGGAGGGCCTGCTGGGTGGATTGTGGGAGTTTCCGGGCGGGATTTCGAAGGAAAAGGCAGTCAGCAAGAGGATACTACATAACGAAATCAAACGACAACTGGGCATCGAAATCCGTGTCGGCCACGTGTTCGCGACCGTCAAGCACGCCTTTACCCATTTCGAGATGACGCTACAGGGCTACCTTTGTACGTACCTCAGTGGAGAAGCGCGACATCGCGACGGTAATGACTTCTGCTGGATTCGGTTCGGTGAATTTGAACGGTATGCCTTCCCCAAAGCGCATATACGACTCATCGAATCCATAACGGTAGTGGAATGAACAACGTAAACTACCTCGTTCCTAAAACTCGAGGCGTGAGGTCGAGACCAATAGGTCAACATCCATTCTGTATCCCCGTCTAAGCTCTATCCCACTCCGCGTGAACGGTGCAGGCCGAAAGCTGAACTCGCCTTACAGTAATCTTGGCATCGGACCGGTCAATTGCCACCACGGCCTCCACACGTTCATCTACGGTACATTCGATAACTGGCGCGTCACGTTCGAAGACCTGTAAGGGAGCCTGCTGAATAGAGTCAAAGATGCTGACCGGAATCTCAACAAGCTGGTATTTCTGCGGCGCGTTGCCTACGTCATCCCGAAACGCTCGTATCATGACGATTTGATCAACGGTTTCCTGGTATTGTCTGAACAATTCAAGGGTACGGTCTCGCCGATCTCTTGCGGTGCGAGTGTCCTGAATCCACGCGGCCTCCGTCAGTTTGGAAATGTGCAATGTCGTATCGGATAAGCCCATGGCGGCGGTGGACTTAAGAGACAATCTCCGCTGGTTGCCCGACGCCGGACGAACGACCATATCAATGAATCGCTGAGTTTGAGAGCCTGGAGGATCGACTGACCAGTGCAGGTGTTCACAGGCGTTTCTAAACACTGTTTCAAAGGACGAAAGTCCCAATGGCTCGGTTGTAGCCCCATGGTGTACCGATAACGCAAGCCCAAAGTACTCAATCCAATTCGGTTCGCTTGTCAGCCATGTCCCACTAGATCGAATGTTTGCACTCGGAGGATTCGCCAAAGACTCCATGACTCTTGCAACAAATTCGATCTTGACAGGAGAAAACGAATCGAGCGTCGCTTTGAGTTCATCAAGCGTCATGGCGCACTCAACCTTCGTTCAATCAGGTCTACGTAGTCGGGCTTTATCTCAATCCCAACCCAACTAAGACCGAGTTCACTTGCCGCAAGAAGAGTAGTCCCCGAACCCGCATACGGATCAAGTACGATACTGTCGTCGCGGGTTGTGATGGCTACACAGCATCGAGCAAGCGAAAGAGGCATCATTGCGGGATGATCATCTGCTTTCCCATTAACTCGCTTCAACGGTTCAGTAGGGATCTCCCAAACCGTTCGCAGGCGACGATTATGCGGTCCCTTGACGATTTCGTGATCGTAGTAATAGTCCTTTTCTTTGGACAAGAGGAAAACAGTTTCGTGCGCTTTAGTCGGGCGGTCTCGAACGGACTCTGGATGGGCATTCGGCTTGTACCATATGACCTCACTGCGAACCCACCAACCCGCATCCTGAAGAGCAAACGCCAGTCTCCAGGGAACACCTATCAAGTCCTTTGGCTTGAGTCCTTTCGGCGTCGGCGGCCGAACTGCCATCGCACGTGCACGGTTTTTACGATCTGGTGCTCGATATCTCCGGTTGCCGGAGGTGTAGGAGTCACCAACATTCAGCCAAACCGTGCCATCGTCGCGCAGGACACGCTTTATCTGCTCGAAGGTGCAAACAATGCTCTTAACAAAGCCTCGTAAGCTGTCGTCCCGCCCAATCTGTTCAGCAACCCCGTAATCACGTAATGACCAATACGGAGGTGAAGTGACAACTGTTTGTACGGATTTATCAGGGAGTAGCTTCAGAGCTTTCGTGGCATCGCCGCAAATCACCATAGGGCGCTTTATAGTCTTAAATGGCGTACCGTTAGGTGAGTTCACTCGAATATGCGGTTCTCGCCGCTCATTCCCTGCTTGTGGACACCGTTGAAGGGATCGCTCGAAACGCGCTATCTGGTGCCCTTCAAATAACATCGCCTGCAGGTTTTCGTCGTTCACATTCCACCCACATTTTTAGGATTCGATGAGCCTGTGGAAGCTGCTTGCCTAAATGTTTCTGTGATGCCCAACATTTAAATGTAGTCCAAATGTATATTTAGCTTTCGGCACCCACATAACGTGCGCGCCGGACGGGTACTACCCATCCGGCGCAATCCCGTCCGGCACGGCATACTACCTGGCGCTACCGGGCGCTGCCGGGCGCCGCCGCCGATTCAGCGCCGCTTCACAGAGGGTTCGGGACGGGCGGCCGGTTTCCCGGCGACGCCGTTGTTTTCGACGGATTCGTCCTGGCCCGGGGGGGCGAATATCGCACGGACTTTCTCTTCGATCTCCCCGGCGAGGTCCCCCTGTTCCCTGAGCAACTGCCGCACGTTCTCGCGGCCCTGCCCGAGCCTTTCGTCATTGTAGGAAAACCAGGTCCCGCTCTTTTCAATGATGCCGTTGTTGACCCCGAGTTCGATCAGGTCGCTCTCTTTGGAAATCCCTTCCCCGTAGATGATATCGAACTGCGCCTCGCGGAAGGGCGCCGCCAGCTTGTTCTTCTTCACGGTACCCCGTACCTGGATCCCCGCCGAGGCGTCGTCTCCCTTGATGTTCCCGATCCTGCGCACCTCGATCCGGACCGAGGAATAGAACTTCAGGGCCAGCCCTCCGGTCGTCGTTTCCGGATTGCCGTACATTACTCCGATTTTCTGGCGGATCTGGTTGATGAAGATCAGGCAGGTCCTGGACCGGTTGATCACCGAGGTCAGCTTTCGCAGCGCCTGCGACATCAGGCGGGCCTGCAGGCCGACATGAGAATCACCCATTTCTCCTTCTATTTCGGCCCTCGGGACCAGCGCGGCGACAGAGTCGATGACGATCACGTCCACGCCGCCGCTGCGGACCAGGATCTCGGCCACGTCGAGGGCCTGCTCGCCCGTATCCGGCTGATGGATGAGCAGTTTGTCCATGTCCACGCCGAGGGCCCGCGCGTAGCGGATGTCCAGCGCGTGTTCCGCGTCGATGAAGGCGGCCATCCCGCCCAGTTTCTGGGCCTCGGCCACGATATGCTTGGCCAGCGTGGTCTTTCCGGAGGACTCGTTACCGTATATTTCCACCACGCGGCCGCGCGGCACGCCGCCGATGCCCAACGCCAGATCGAGGGTCAGCGATCCCGTTGGTATGGACTCGACGGACAGTTGGGGGTTCTCGTCTCCCATCCTGATGATGGAACCCTTGCCGAACTGCCGCTCAATCTGCGATATGGCGCCGCTCAGCGCCTTCTCCCTTCCCGGATCGTTATCGTTCATGTCCGCGATCTCCCCTTCGTTGATGCAAGTGAACGTCTTTTTGGCATACCCTGTCCAATATGCCAAACATTTGTGTAGTGTCAAGCGAATTTCGCCTGACTATAATGAAATGGTCGTAAACCGGGTGAGGAAACTTGGAAAAATGTATTCCCGAACGACCCGAAAGTAAAGAAATATCGCGCCAATCCGGCCTGTTGCCGTGCACATGGTAAAAAACTGGAGAGGAAGGGCTTCGAAAGCCGTATATTATGACTATACACCCCCGTCTCCGTCGCTGGCCCCGTCGACATTTACGGAGCGTGAAATGAATGCATTCAGGAAAATCATCTGTCTCGGAGCAGCGGCCGTCTGCCTCCAGTGGGCATCATCGGGCTGTGCGGGAGCGGGTGCGCCGAGAACCATTTCCGACGACGCCGACAGCGCGAGCGTGAAAGCATCCGGTCTCGCACTAATGAACGAAGGCGACTACGAAGGCGCCATCGCCTTCTACCGCCGGGCGCTGGCCCTGGACCTGACGGACTCCGAGGCCTTTGGAAACCTGAGCGTGGCCTATTACTACCTGGGCAGATACGACGAGGCGTTGCGGGAAGCGCTGCAGGCCGTCGTGCTGTCGCCCGAAGAAATCAACTGGCGGCTCAACCTGGGCGCGATCTATACCCGCAAGGGGAACCACGAAGGAGCGGCGAGAGCCTATAGCGCGGCCGTGAGTATCGCCCGCGACCTGCCGGAGCAGAACCGCTATCAACTCCGGAATGCCCTGATGGGCCTGGGCCGGTCCAGCGAACTGTCCGGTGCGTACGACCAGGCGCTGGACGCGTACGAGGAAGCGCTGGTTTTTGCACCCGATGACGTGGCATTGCTGACCGGGGTCGGCAACATATACTTCCGGCAGGGACGGCTGGAGGAGGCCGAGGCGTCGTATCACCGGACGTTGGCACAGGATTCCACGCATTCCGTGGCCAGGTACAATATGGCGCTGGTCTATTCCCGGTCGGGGCGATACGACGAGGCCTTCGGACTGCTGGCGGACAACCCCGTGCTGGACCGGCGGCTCGAGAGCGCACTGGAAGGCAGTACCGTAAGCGCCGTGGACCGGTCGAAGACCCAGAGCATCACGGCCTACCGCGCCAGGTTCGGGAGGATGGGCGGACCCCCGTCGCCCGGCAGCCGGCAGGGACGCCGGCCACCGCCCTATGTCCATGTGAGGGGGCTGACCTATTACGAACAGGGCGCGTACGCGGAGGCGATGCAGGCCTTCGAACAGGCCCTGGCCGAGGATCCCGGGCTTGCGGAGGCCCATCTGTACATCGGAAACATCTTTGCACTGCAGGACCGCCAGGCAGAGGCGGTCGAAGCCTATGAAACGGCGATCGCCGTCGACGGGCAGTTCTTCGAAGCCTACAACAACCTGGGCACCGTGTATGCCAACACGGACCGCACAGAAGAAGCCATGGACGCCTACGGGAAGGCGCTCGCGTTAAACGACCGTTTCTACGACGCCCGTACCAACCTCGGACTGCTGTACGCGGAGGCGGGCAGGCTGGACGAAGCGGTCGAGGAGTTCAAGAAGGTCATCCGCGCCGAAGTAGGCATCGCCGAGGTCCACAACAACCTCGGCATCGTTTATCTCAGGCAGGGGAAGGATGAAGAGGCCAGCGAACAGTTCAACAGGGCCATCGCGCTTCGCGGCGATTTCCCGGAAGCCTACAACAACCTCGCGCTCTCTTACAGCCGGGACGCCGCCCTGGACGACGTGATCGAGACCTGGCACGGACTCGCGGCCGGATGGGCCGGCCGCGATACCTCGAACCGCGCGGGCTTCGACTGGATGCCGCTCCGGCGGGTGGCCGCCCGTTCTTCCGCCGTGGGCGGTGCAGCACGGTCGGCGTACCGGGAAGGGGTCGAAGCCGCCTTCGGTTACGATCTTGAAACCGCGCTTTCACACTTTCGGGAAGCCCTTGCGGCACGGCCTGGCTGGAACGCCGCGCAGCTGGCCGTGGCCGCTGTATTGCTGGCCCAAGGAAAGTGGGAGGAGGCGGCGACAGCGGTCGAGCAGGCGATTGACCCGGAGACCGCGGACCCGCTGCCCAACGCCATCCTGGCCATCGCAAGGGCTTCCGGCGGCGACTTCGAGTCCGCGCTCACAGCATGGGAGGGTGCGGTACGCCTGTCCGGCGCGCGGGACGGCTCCGCTCCGTTCGAGGCGCTGACGGCGATGCGTGCGAAAACGGAGGCCGCGGACCGGGTGTTGCGCGCCCTGGACCGGGCTGTGTCGCTGCGTCCGCGGTTCACGACCGCGCATTTCAATATTGGCCTTGTCAACGATATGCTTCATCGCTACCATCAGGCCATACTGAGCTACCGGGAAGTCGTCCGCTTCGCTCCGGAGCTGGGCGCCGGGCATTTCCGCCTGGGTATCGCGTACTTCCGGATAGGCGATTTCGAGAAGGCCCGGGATTCGCTACGTGCGTATATTCGTCTC
Proteins encoded in this region:
- the recA gene encoding recombinase RecA, translating into MNDNDPGREKALSGAISQIERQFGKGSIIRMGDENPQLSVESIPTGSLTLDLALGIGGVPRGRVVEIYGNESSGKTTLAKHIVAEAQKLGGMAAFIDAEHALDIRYARALGVDMDKLLIHQPDTGEQALDVAEILVRSGGVDVIVIDSVAALVPRAEIEGEMGDSHVGLQARLMSQALRKLTSVINRSRTCLIFINQIRQKIGVMYGNPETTTGGLALKFYSSVRIEVRRIGNIKGDDASAGIQVRGTVKKNKLAAPFREAQFDIIYGEGISKESDLIELGVNNGIIEKSGTWFSYNDERLGQGRENVRQLLREQGDLAGEIEEKVRAIFAPPGQDESVENNGVAGKPAARPEPSVKRR
- a CDS encoding site-specific DNA-methyltransferase, yielding MVICGDATKALKLLPDKSVQTVVTSPPYWSLRDYGVAEQIGRDDSLRGFVKSIVCTFEQIKRVLRDDGTVWLNVGDSYTSGNRRYRAPDRKNRARAMAVRPPTPKGLKPKDLIGVPWRLAFALQDAGWWVRSEVIWYKPNAHPESVRDRPTKAHETVFLLSKEKDYYYDHEIVKGPHNRRLRTVWEIPTEPLKRVNGKADDHPAMMPLSLARCCVAITTRDDSIVLDPYAGSGTTLLAASELGLSWVGIEIKPDYVDLIERRLSAP
- a CDS encoding tetratricopeptide repeat protein, yielding MHMVKNWRGRASKAVYYDYTPPSPSLAPSTFTEREMNAFRKIICLGAAAVCLQWASSGCAGAGAPRTISDDADSASVKASGLALMNEGDYEGAIAFYRRALALDLTDSEAFGNLSVAYYYLGRYDEALREALQAVVLSPEEINWRLNLGAIYTRKGNHEGAARAYSAAVSIARDLPEQNRYQLRNALMGLGRSSELSGAYDQALDAYEEALVFAPDDVALLTGVGNIYFRQGRLEEAEASYHRTLAQDSTHSVARYNMALVYSRSGRYDEAFGLLADNPVLDRRLESALEGSTVSAVDRSKTQSITAYRARFGRMGGPPSPGSRQGRRPPPYVHVRGLTYYEQGAYAEAMQAFEQALAEDPGLAEAHLYIGNIFALQDRQAEAVEAYETAIAVDGQFFEAYNNLGTVYANTDRTEEAMDAYGKALALNDRFYDARTNLGLLYAEAGRLDEAVEEFKKVIRAEVGIAEVHNNLGIVYLRQGKDEEASEQFNRAIALRGDFPEAYNNLALSYSRDAALDDVIETWHGLAAGWAGRDTSNRAGFDWMPLRRVAARSSAVGGAARSAYREGVEAAFGYDLETALSHFREALAARPGWNAAQLAVAAVLLAQGKWEEAATAVEQAIDPETADPLPNAILAIARASGGDFESALTAWEGAVRLSGARDGSAPFEALTAMRAKTEAADRVLRALDRAVSLRPRFTTAHFNIGLVNDMLHRYHQAILSYREVVRFAPELGAGHFRLGIAYFRIGDFEKARDSLRAYIRLSEDPMLLPQVETFLNRSG
- the mutY gene encoding A/G-specific adenine glycosylase, producing the protein MRPITQNITRSTKLLQHLDSSRLECFRQSLIEWYRNYRRDMPWRQTKDPYAVWVSEIMLQQTRVDQVRPYYDRFMDRFPTVKHLSKAPLEVVLKAWEGMGYYARARNLHRAARLIVDEHGGQIPEDPARISDLPGIGPYTTAAILSIAFGRDCPVVDGNVVRVLSRLFHLTDNPASSAARKRIDGIAGRLLARGRAGDFNQAMMELGATICTPRKPRCGACPVNPFCEARKLLPDPSVLPRRQPRKQRPHHHVAAAIVRRDDKVLIVRRPTEGLLGGLWEFPGGISKEKAVSKRILHNEIKRQLGIEIRVGHVFATVKHAFTHFEMTLQGYLCTYLSGEARHRDGNDFCWIRFGEFERYAFPKAHIRLIESITVVE